The DNA region GGAGTAGTTTCAAACATATTCAATCTTTCAAAGTTTGCAAGATAAGATTAATTTTAGTTTTCGTTATTTTTATTTGGTTTTTTAAACGTTTTTTTTGGTTTAAACGACTTTGGTTTTGAAGCGTTTGAAGGTTTGTCCTTAGAATTATTTTCTTTTTTAGGCATTGGTCCACGCAAATGAATAATTAAGCCATTTAAAAAATTACGTAATATTTGATCACCACATTCTACATAATTAGGATGGTCTTCGCGTCTAAAAAATGCACTTAATTCAGATTTTGTTATTCTAAAATCTACTAATGCTAAAATCTCTACGATGTCTGTATCTTTAAGTTTATGCGCGACTCTTAGTTTTTTAAATATATCGTTATTTGTCATGTTTAATTAATTGAAAATCAATAAGTAATAATGGTGTTTTTATTTGTAGACAGATAAAATGCCTTAAAATTAGGTGTAAAGCTACTCATTTTTCGATAAGTGGCACAGTTTTGACGACCATAAAAAATCACTTTTAGTTAACTTTATACAGCTAAAAAAGAAACTGTTATGACTAATCGTGTTGAAAAATTAAGCTTGCTATCTGAAATGATTGCATTTGCAAAAGGAGATACAAATCTTAAGCCTATAGAATTTAATTTTTTATTAGCTGTAGCTAAGCAATTAGAAGTTTCTAGAGAAGATTTTGATTATTTGATTTCTAATCCTATAAATGGAATAGTATTAAAATCTCATAGCGAACGCATTGTACAATTTCATAGATTAGTTTTATTAGCACATTTAGATAGTAAACGATCGGGTAAAGATGAAGCCAAACTTTTTAATTACGGATTAAAAATGGGATTAAACCATGAATCTATAATGCGAGTATTATACTTAATGGATGGTTTTCCTGATAGAGTTGTTCCTGCCGAAGTACTAATAGATATTTTTAGAACACAGTACAATTAATTTTTTAATGATTCTAGCTGGTCTTGATACGATTTAATTTCATCACGAAGTTGCGCAGCGACAATAAAATCTAGAGCTTTTGCTGCTTGCTCCATTAGTTTTCTTTTTTCTTTTATCTTTTTCTCTAAATCTGGCTTTGTTAAATATTTACTTTCTGGTTCAGCTGCTTTTGCAGCTTCCAATTCGTAACTATAAGTACTAACTGAATTTTTAGCTAAAACGCTATCTAAGCTTTTATTTAAGGCTTTTGGTGTGATGTTGTTTTTAGTATTGTAAGTAATCTGTTTTTGGCGTCTGTATTCGGTTTCATCAATAGTTTGTTGCATACTATTGGTAATTTTATCGGCATACATTATTGCTTTTCCGTTAAGGTTACGTGCAGCACGACCAACAGTTTGGGTTAAAGATCTATTAGATCTTAAAAATCCTTCTTTATCGGCATCTAAAATAGCAACTAAAGATACCTCTGGTAAGTCTAAACCTTCACGAAGCAAGTTTACACCAACCAATACATCAAATAAGCCTTTACGTAAATCTTGCATAATTTCAACACGTTCTAAAGTATCTACATCACTATGTATGTAGCGTACACGTATTTGGATTCGGCTTAAGTATTTAGTTAATTCTTCAGCCATTCTTTTGGTTAATGTGGTGACTAACGTGCGCTCGTCTTTTTCTACACGTTGCTGGATTTCTTCAATTAAATCATCAATTTGATTTAAGCTTGGTCTTACCTCGATAATTGGATCTAATAAACCTGTTGGTCTAATTACTTGTTCTACGTAAACACCATCTGTTTTTTCTAGCTCGTAATCTGCTGGCGTTGCAGATACATAAATCACTTGATTTTGTAATGCTTCAAACTCTTCAAACTTTAAAGGTCTGTTATCCATTGCAGCAGGTAATCTAAAACCATATTCTACCAAATTTTCTTTACGACTTCTATCTCCGCCATACATCGCGTGAACTTGAGAAATAGTAACGTGACTTTCGTCTACAACCATTAAATAATCATCAGGAAAATAATCTAATAAACAGAACGGACGTGTACCAGGCTCACGACCATCTAAGTATCTTGAGTAGTTTTCTATACCAGAACAATAGCCTAATTCTCTAATCATTTCTAGGTCAAATTCGGTACGTTCTTTTAAACGTTTAGCTTCAAGGTGTTTGCCAATATCTTTAAAATAATCGTGTTGCTTGACTAAATCGTCTTGAATTTGTCTAATCGCACCTTGTAACACATCTGGCGATGTTACAAACATATTGGCAGGATAAATATTTAAACGATCGTAATGTTCTATGACTTCGTTAGTTTGAATATTGAACTGTTCGATATCTTCAATTTCGTCACCAAAAAAGTGAATTCTAAACGCATCATCTGCATAACTTGGGAAAATATCTACGGTATCTCCTTTAATTCTGAAATTACCATGTCTAAAATCGGCTTCGGTACGTGAATACAGACTTTGCACTAACATATGAAGTAATTTTGTACGCGAAATTTCTTGATCGACTTCTAAAGTGATTACGTTTTTTTGAAATTCAATTGGATTTCCAATACCATACAAACACGATACAGATGCAACAACCAAAACATCACGTCTACCAGACAGTAAAGACGATGTTGTGCTTAGTCGCATTTTTTCTATTTCTTCATTAATAGATAAGTCTTTTTCTATGTAAACTCCAGATGTTGGTATATAAGCTTCTGGTTGATAATAATCATAGTAAGAGACAAAATATTCAACAGCGTTATCGGGGAAAAACTGTTTAAATTCAGAATACAATTGTGCTGCTAACGTCTTATTGTGTGCTAAAACTAAAGTAGGTTTTTGCACTTCTTTTATTACGTTAGCTACCGTAAAGGTTTTACCAGAACCAGTAACACCAAGTAAGGTTTGGTATTTCTCGTTACTATCTAAACCGTCGACTAATTGTTTTATAGCTTGTGGTTGATCACCAGTTGGCTCAAATTCTGATTTTATATTGAATTTCATCTTGTAAAATTACTGAATAATAATCAGATTTTTATTTAAAGGAAGGTTAAGAATACAAGTTTGTTTTAGATTCCTGCCTGCGCAGGAATGACAAGGATTATTAATATTAAATAATGGCAATATAACGTAACTGTTGAATAGTAAAACTTGTTATCTTAAAGTGTTTAACTTTGAATCGATCTATAAAAATTGTGCAGGAATGACAAGGTTTGCTAATATTGAAAAATACCATAAGTACGTAACAAGTAAATAATAAAACCTTAGATTCATAAAAAGTTTAAATGATAAACGTTTGGTTATTCATGCGTAGCAATAACAGTTTTTACTAAAATTAGAAAATTTCATTAGTACCTAACTTAGTAAATGATAAAACTTTTTTTATCTTAAAGTTAAAATTAGAATTGCACTGTCATTCCTGCGCAGGCAGGAATCTATCTTGAGAAAATAATATTATGTTTAAAACTCAACATCAATACTATTTGTATATAATTAGTAATAAGCATAACAGTACTCTATACATAGGAGTTACTAACGATTTAGAAAGAAGAATGTTTGAACATAAAAATAAATTAGTCGAAGGTTTTAGCTCTAAATATGGATTAGATAAATTAATTTATTTTGAAATATATCAATATGTTAATGACGCGATAAAAAGGGAAAAGAATATGAAGAAATGGAAACGACAATGGAAAATTAATCTAGTTGAAAAAGATAATCCTAATTGGGAAGATCTTTCAAAAGATTGGACTTGGTCGGTAAATTAGAATTGTATCTGATTAATAATCAAAAAAATATTAACGTTTTAAAGTAAAATGACTTCTATAGCTTCTACCATTTGCATCTGTAAAAACAAACCAATAATCGTTAGTTGGAAGTAGTTGTCCTTTAAAAGTACCATTCCATCCTTGACTTAATGGATTAAGTTGGTGCAAAAGTTTACCATAGCGATCAAAAATTTTAATATCTACATCCGAATTAAATGCTTCTGAAACGCCATAAGGTTTCCAAAAATCATTTACACCATCGTTGTTAGGTGTAAAATATTTAGGAAAACCAATGATAGCAATAGTTTGCTCAACGGTTTGGCAGCCATTAATTTCTGTAACATAAATAGTATGTAAACCAGCTGTTACATTTGTAAACACATTGCTGTCTTGGTATGGTAAATTGTCTATAGCAAAGTTAAACGCGCCTGTGTTTTGTAAATTAACAGTTACAATATTGTTATTAGAAAAATCTGTATAATCTATACTTTCTATTATTGGCGCTTCTATTGGGTTAACCGTAATCGTTCTAGAATTAAAACAACCGTTTGGATCTGTAATTATTACGGTATATATACCTATTTCATTTACATCTATAAAACTTGTGTTTACACCAGTATCTACACCATTTAATAACCATTGGTAATAATAATTGCTAGGCGAATCGTTTAAAACGCCACCATAAAGCGTAATAGTTTCAGGGTAATTATTAAGGCAGTAATCTAAAGTTTCATCTGTTTGTACTTGTGGTGTATACAAAACAGATAATTCTAATTCTGTAACTGCATAACAACTATTGTTTTGGTTGGTAACTTTAATGTAAATGGTTTGAAAATTAGCAACTGTATTCTGATAATTTAATGATAGCGGATTGTTTTCCGCGAAAGCGTTATCTAAACTGTCGTAAAACGTAATAGTTGAATTTGCTGGAACCGAATTTTCAACTTGCGTTTGGATTTGTGTTAAATCAAAGGTTGTAAAACCATCAATTGTATCTTGGTCACATTCATCTAAAGTATAAACCGGTAATGTGTTATTAGAAATGCTTAAATCTATTTGTGCGATAGAAGTACAATTACTTTGATTACTAGCTACTAATGCGTAGACTGTTTGATTAATTTGGGTATTATCAAAACTTTGAGGATTTTGAATTTCGTTAACTTGTAATTCTGCATCATTAAGCGAAACATAATAATTTGCTACGTAATAGTCGCTATTATTATTAATAATTGTTTGATCTGCATTTGTTAAATTAAACGTCGTAAATCCATCTTGATTGATATCGCAATTAGTAATTGATGTGTCTATTGCAGTAGGTTCATTAAATTGTTCTATTACAACTTCTCCGTAAGAAATACAGCCTGAATTTAAAGTCACTTCTACATTATATAATCCAGGAGTATCTACGTTGTAAGTAGAAGATGTTTCTGGTTGTAAATCGTTGTCTTTATACCATCTAAAACTACTAGCATTTACTTGAGACGCATCTAAAGTAACTGTATCATTTTCGCATAAAGCATTGTTAGTCTCTTGAAGTAAGTTAGGACCAAGATCTGTATATAATTCAAAACTACTAGCTTCTAAAAAAACAGCAGAATCATATCTGTAGTTTTGCTCGTCTGCAATTACTAATTTTACCTCGTAAGTTTGATTTGGAGTCGTGTTAGCAATTGCAGTTAAAACAGCAGTTTGACCGTTAAAATTTATAGGTGCATTGCTATTATTCCAACTTCCAAAATACGCTTGATTTTCTTCTTGACAAGCACCAGGAATTCCAGGATGAACTGTAGTGACTTTAACAGGTGTATTTGTATTAGGTACTAACGCAATATTCTCATATTGTTGCGTACCAGTTGGCCTAATTAAAAATCCAAATAAATCGGAATATTGGCAAGTACTAGAATTACCTTCTTGATATTCTTCTGAAGCAAATAAATATCTAAAACTAATTTGATTAGCAGGCGCAGTAAACTCAAACTCGATTATTGTAGCGTTTAATGTATTGGTTTCGTTAAGGATTTGTTCTAAATCAGGATCACCATTCCAGTTATTAGCATCGTCATCACTTAAAGTTGTATTTGGACCATTTACATTAGAAAGTTTTCCTGTACTTAAAACAATACCACTTTGAAACGGAAAAGAAGAGCCATTACTATCAAAATAACCATAACTTAAATCATTGGTAGAAAAATTGCCGCCAACGACATTAGTAACATTAACATTACTAATACAAGAATTGCCAATTAACACATCTTCAATTAGTTGTTGCGCAGAGTAAGTTGTCCAATCTGTAGTCACATTTTGTGATGATACTAGATTTGCACATAAAAACAATAAGCAGATTACAGTAAGTCTCATACATTTACAAATGGCATGCAAAGGTACGGAACTATTCTAATTTTTAACAGTTAATATATGTTAAAGCTTTAAGGTAAAGTGTCCTTTTACTTGAAACTCTATACTTCCTTTTTTAACATTAGCAACATACCAATAGTCTGTTGTAGGCATAACATTACCATTGTATGTTCCGTCCCAACCAGGCGAAGCATGTGTAAGTGTTTTAAGAAGTTTACCATAACGGTCAAAAATGTAAACAATTGTACCTTCTAGTTGTTCTACACCAGTAATATGCCAAGTATCAAAATACCCATCGTTATTTGGTGTAACAAATTTAGGAATGTCTATAATTACAATGTCTTTTGAAGTTGAATTACAACCGTTTAAATCTATCACTGTAATAGTATGTGGACCAATTGGTACATTGTAAAAGAAATTAGATTCTTGTGGATCATTATCGTCAAATTGATATAGATAATCACCAATTCCTGAAACTTCTACAGTTACATTATTAGGATCTGAAAAATCTACAGTTTCTGTAAATTCTATGGTTGCTGCTTCAGATTCTGAAACACTAAAGGTTGTAGATGTACTACATCCAAATTGTGTGGTCACTGTAACAGAATAGGTTCCGACTTGTAAAACTTCTATGTAAGAACTTGTGCTTCCTGTTGACCATAAATAACTATCTGTAGCAACATTGGTCTCTGCAGAAACTAGTAATGGTAAATCATCAAGACAAAGCACTTGATCTTCTATATCTACTTCTGGTTTACGATTTACAATTGTTGTAAAACTGGTAGTAGAGTAGCAGTTTGTCGTGTTGTTTTCAATTCTAATAAAATAAGGCGTTCCGTTTTCTGTTGTTACGTTTAAATCACTTAAAGCGTTTTGATTGTTGTCTGCATCAGATTGAGATTCGTGATAACTTACCGTAAAATTAGATGCATTTTGACTGCCTAAGACTATAGCTGTTTGCACACTTAAATCAAAGTTTGCAATAAAGTCGTAATCGTCGTCACAAGTCTGTAAATCTTGTATGGTATTAGCAGTTGGTAAAGGATTTGCTGTTAAAGTAAGTGGTTCTATATTAAAACAATCGCTACCTGTAAAATTAGCACGTAAATAGATGTTTTGACTACCAACATTATACGTGTAATTAGTGTTTAACATATTTTGTTGAAGTTGTGCATCGTTAAGTGTTGCGTAAAATTCTGAAACAATAGATTGTGTTGTGTCAATTAATTCTGGCAACGCATCGTTTAAATTGTAGGTGAAAGATGCATCTTCGCAAATTTGAATACTTACATTGGGATTAATTACTGGCGGAACTTCAACAATTAATTCTAAAGGAATTTCTGCATAACAATTAGAAACCGTATTTACGACTTTAATAAATACTGTTTGCGGATTTACCGTATTTGTGAAATTTTGAGGATTTGAAATTTGATTTATCCCTTGTTCTAATTCTAATGAATCTGTGTAATACTCGATTACCGTATTGTTTTGACGGATTGGTAATACTTCAACTTCAGAAACAGTTAAATCAAAAGTTGAAAAACCATCTGTATCATCATCGCAAGTTTCTAAAGCACTAGGCATGTTTGTTAATGGTACTTGAATTACATTGAATTCGAAACTAGCAATACCTTTACAATACGTTCCATTGTCTACTACTGCAAATAATTCTTGCGGATTTTGTGTATTACTAAATGTTGAAATTGGTAACGGATTAACTTCATTTTCTGCATCAGTAAGCGATTCGTAATAATTTACAATTAATGTTTCTGGAGAACCTTGTATAATCTCTGCAGTTACTGTATTTAAATCAAAAGTTTCTGATCCGTCATTAGTCACATCGTCACAAACAAAAACATCCGTTGGTGCATTGTAAATAGGGTACGATCCAACGACTATATCAAACGATGAAGTCCCATAACAACTATTGTCTGTTAAGTTTTGTACTCTAACATAAATAGTTTGAGGCGAAGATGTATTTTGGTATGCAACCGTTTTATCTATTGGAGCAATATTGTCTATAGCGTTTTGAGCAGTTTCAAAATACAAAACTTCTTTACCTGTTTGACCGTTTAAAATTTCGGCATCTTTATCTTGGAAGATAAAATCTGCTATTTGGTTACCATCGGTTTCGCAATTAGTATAGGTAGAAATGTTAGGGAAAACAGGTAAGGTATTTACAATAATTTCAAAGGGTTGTACAGCATAACAACCAGTAGTTGTATTTTCTACTCTACAAAATATGGTTTGTGTATCTGCATTATAATTTAATGTGTTAGTAATAGCGTTATTGCTAGCATCTGCATCATTTTGAGATGTGTGAAAAGTTATTGTGCGGTTAGTTGTATCGCTCACAATTTCGGCAATTTTAGCATCTAAATCTACTATGTACATACCATCTTGATCGTCGTCACAAATAACAATATCTGAAGGTTGCATAATGGTTGGAGCAGGCAAAACTTCAATATTAATTGAAGAAATTGCGTAACAACTAGTATTTGTGTTTTGTACTCTAACGTAAAGTGTTAAAGGATTAGTTGGATTATTATAAAATGCTGGTAAAATATTAGCATTATTATCGGCATCGGTTTGGGTTTCAAAATAACTTACATAAGGATTAGGTACACCAGTTCCAGCGTAAGCATCAAAACTTGAAAGTTCTATGCTTGTAAATCCATCGTCGTCGGTATCGCAGTAATATTGTGTGTCTGTAAGTGAAATGTCAAATCCTTCATTGATATGTAAAAATATACTTGCAAAATGCGTACAAGTAGAGCTGTTTAAGGTTATAAATAATTCGGTTGGATTTGTAGTAATCGTATATAAAACAGATTGGTCTATAGCGTTTGTACCGTTAGTTTGATCGGTTTCGGTTTCGTAAAAATCTATAGTTACATTCTCTAAGTCGTTAATAATTTCTATCCCAACTTGTTGTAAATCAAAATCCACAATACCATCATTACTAGCATCGTCACACTCGTAAAAATCTGTAATATTTGTCCCGGTTTCTAATAAAAAGGTATGCAGTTCCATTGGTA from Mesoflavibacter profundi includes:
- a CDS encoding T9SS type B sorting domain-containing protein; its protein translation is MRLTVICLLFLCANLVSSQNVTTDWTTYSAQQLIEDVLIGNSCISNVNVTNVVGGNFSTNDLSYGYFDSNGSSFPFQSGIVLSTGKLSNVNGPNTTLSDDDANNWNGDPDLEQILNETNTLNATIIEFEFTAPANQISFRYLFASEEYQEGNSSTCQYSDLFGFLIRPTGTQQYENIALVPNTNTPVKVTTVHPGIPGACQEENQAYFGSWNNSNAPINFNGQTAVLTAIANTTPNQTYEVKLVIADEQNYRYDSAVFLEASSFELYTDLGPNLLQETNNALCENDTVTLDASQVNASSFRWYKDNDLQPETSSTYNVDTPGLYNVEVTLNSGCISYGEVVIEQFNEPTAIDTSITNCDINQDGFTTFNLTNADQTIINNNSDYYVANYYVSLNDAELQVNEIQNPQSFDNTQINQTVYALVASNQSNCTSIAQIDLSISNNTLPVYTLDECDQDTIDGFTTFDLTQIQTQVENSVPANSTITFYDSLDNAFAENNPLSLNYQNTVANFQTIYIKVTNQNNSCYAVTELELSVLYTPQVQTDETLDYCLNNYPETITLYGGVLNDSPSNYYYQWLLNGVDTGVNTSFIDVNEIGIYTVIITDPNGCFNSRTITVNPIEAPIIESIDYTDFSNNNIVTVNLQNTGAFNFAIDNLPYQDSNVFTNVTAGLHTIYVTEINGCQTVEQTIAIIGFPKYFTPNNDGVNDFWKPYGVSEAFNSDVDIKIFDRYGKLLHQLNPLSQGWNGTFKGQLLPTNDYWFVFTDANGRSYRSHFTLKR
- the uvrB gene encoding excinuclease ABC subunit UvrB, translating into MKFNIKSEFEPTGDQPQAIKQLVDGLDSNEKYQTLLGVTGSGKTFTVANVIKEVQKPTLVLAHNKTLAAQLYSEFKQFFPDNAVEYFVSYYDYYQPEAYIPTSGVYIEKDLSINEEIEKMRLSTTSSLLSGRRDVLVVASVSCLYGIGNPIEFQKNVITLEVDQEISRTKLLHMLVQSLYSRTEADFRHGNFRIKGDTVDIFPSYADDAFRIHFFGDEIEDIEQFNIQTNEVIEHYDRLNIYPANMFVTSPDVLQGAIRQIQDDLVKQHDYFKDIGKHLEAKRLKERTEFDLEMIRELGYCSGIENYSRYLDGREPGTRPFCLLDYFPDDYLMVVDESHVTISQVHAMYGGDRSRKENLVEYGFRLPAAMDNRPLKFEEFEALQNQVIYVSATPADYELEKTDGVYVEQVIRPTGLLDPIIEVRPSLNQIDDLIEEIQQRVEKDERTLVTTLTKRMAEELTKYLSRIQIRVRYIHSDVDTLERVEIMQDLRKGLFDVLVGVNLLREGLDLPEVSLVAILDADKEGFLRSNRSLTQTVGRAARNLNGKAIMYADKITNSMQQTIDETEYRRQKQITYNTKNNITPKALNKSLDSVLAKNSVSTYSYELEAAKAAEPESKYLTKPDLEKKIKEKRKLMEQAAKALDFIVAAQLRDEIKSYQDQLESLKN
- a CDS encoding DUF1456 family protein, whose translation is MTNNDIFKKLRVAHKLKDTDIVEILALVDFRITKSELSAFFRREDHPNYVECGDQILRNFLNGLIIHLRGPMPKKENNSKDKPSNASKPKSFKPKKTFKKPNKNNEN
- a CDS encoding GIY-YIG nuclease family protein, whose amino-acid sequence is MFKTQHQYYLYIISNKHNSTLYIGVTNDLERRMFEHKNKLVEGFSSKYGLDKLIYFEIYQYVNDAIKREKNMKKWKRQWKINLVEKDNPNWEDLSKDWTWSVN
- a CDS encoding T9SS type B sorting domain-containing protein, whose protein sequence is MKTEKTYNKSLIFWLTIVHLLLGYLTFAQQITINDTFSAQELVENNLVQGCVEVSNISSNINGQIDGFSSFGYFERAGSSFPFENGIMLSTGQAVSAGNALNANELNDGTTNWTTDPDLETALGISNTLNATSIEFDFISTSSTISFNYILASEEYFADYPCQYSDGFAFLIREAGTSNPYQNIALVPGTSTPVNTMTIHDEIVGFCPAENANYFEGYNIGDTNFNGRTTILTASATITPNVQYNIKLIVADQTDQNYDTAVFIEGNSFTDSVDLGNDINTCDASVTLDANTNNPQATYQWYLDGAIIPAEINSTLNVTSDGAYTVQITVPLNASFCTFEDTINVTLNTIQTGPSVTDIVVCDDASNDGTEVFDLNPKITEVEAVLPNSTYNITFHTSQSDAINDQNSTTSVTSTSPTQAVYYNAQDTNTGCIYVGTFNLIINPFPTVTNPTTLSVCSNNGGSVDLTVKDDEITNSNVNYLITYHFNPADAQTGANPIPQPYTPSNPTETVYVHVMDVTTGCIATTSLDIEVNTNPVINPDVQQLDACEQDGDGFDTFDLTQNIDDILNGLTNVTVTYHETLDDANLGLNPINNPTSYDNIDQDVQVVFVRVEDNATGCASVVPMELHTFLLETGTNITDFYECDDASNDGIVDFDLQQVGIEIINDLENVTIDFYETETDQTNGTNAIDQSVLYTITTNPTELFITLNSSTCTHFASIFLHINEGFDISLTDTQYYCDTDDDGFTSIELSSFDAYAGTGVPNPYVSYFETQTDADNNANILPAFYNNPTNPLTLYVRVQNTNTSCYAISSINIEVLPAPTIMQPSDIVICDDDQDGMYIVDLDAKIAEIVSDTTNRTITFHTSQNDADASNNAITNTLNYNADTQTIFCRVENTTTGCYAVQPFEIIVNTLPVFPNISTYTNCETDGNQIADFIFQDKDAEILNGQTGKEVLYFETAQNAIDNIAPIDKTVAYQNTSSPQTIYVRVQNLTDNSCYGTSSFDIVVGSYPIYNAPTDVFVCDDVTNDGSETFDLNTVTAEIIQGSPETLIVNYYESLTDAENEVNPLPISTFSNTQNPQELFAVVDNGTYCKGIASFEFNVIQVPLTNMPSALETCDDDTDGFSTFDLTVSEVEVLPIRQNNTVIEYYTDSLELEQGINQISNPQNFTNTVNPQTVFIKVVNTVSNCYAEIPLELIVEVPPVINPNVSIQICEDASFTYNLNDALPELIDTTQSIVSEFYATLNDAQLQQNMLNTNYTYNVGSQNIYLRANFTGSDCFNIEPLTLTANPLPTANTIQDLQTCDDDYDFIANFDLSVQTAIVLGSQNASNFTVSYHESQSDADNNQNALSDLNVTTENGTPYFIRIENNTTNCYSTTSFTTIVNRKPEVDIEDQVLCLDDLPLLVSAETNVATDSYLWSTGSTSSYIEVLQVGTYSVTVTTQFGCSTSTTFSVSESEAATIEFTETVDFSDPNNVTVEVSGIGDYLYQFDDNDPQESNFFYNVPIGPHTITVIDLNGCNSTSKDIVIIDIPKFVTPNNDGYFDTWHITGVEQLEGTIVYIFDRYGKLLKTLTHASPGWDGTYNGNVMPTTDYWYVANVKKGSIEFQVKGHFTLKL